From the Gallaecimonas mangrovi genome, one window contains:
- a CDS encoding GH92 family glycosyl hydrolase: MKVLLLPALLMAAVLPAAAASLSFEKPLTLACQASGWQLALAKGPSKDELLTARAKVGWQGTGVLRYERLADAKAPMACALPFAAARIKKGDALSFELYPVSEAAEAVAINIHFTDGSTLIGQGAVEQRDLNYSPASNLTNRSLYPKQWNHIKVDLSRFAGKTVSALSLVAKAGKAPFHGYVDDVTIAKAATAKALTPADYVDTRRGSNANYNFSRGNTFPAVALPHGFNFWTPTTLASSNWIYQYQQSNDANNQPRLQAFALSHEPSPWMGDRQTLQIMPAMASSAPPLAPSARALAFSHHHELAKPYLYQVRFNNGISGAMTATDHAALLRFAFPAGHGQLLFDNKTDEGGLTLDPKTASISGFSDVKSGLSTGATRLFFYASFDKTVSSHGRYPHSKHAKVAGWFGFNSSEVTMRIATSLISIQQAKHNLALEISPHDSFASVKARAKAAWNKRLATVSIPGASHRDQATLYGNLYRAFLYPNRAYENTGSNAKPTYRYASPFSKPAGPDTPSHTGAKVLAGKPYVNNGFWDTYRTAWPLYALLTPQEDGQMIDGFVQQYRDGGWIARWSSPGYSDLMVGTSADVAFSDAWAKGVHNFDVKSFYQAALKDATVVSPIAGAGRKELSRSLFRGYTSSATDEGLSWSLAGYLNDFAISELAKALAKHPPANDSYARHYQDDARYFQRRALDYVTLFNPKVHFFIGKKPNGQWRVNADKFDPYAWGGDYTETNAWGMSVDAVQDGQGLANLFGGRQGLAAHLDALFNAPTTFHSGHYGGVIHEMLEAQQVRMGQYQHSNQPAHHIIYMYDMAGQPWKTQDKVRDVLNRLYSGNHNGQGYPGDEDNGEMSAWYVFSAAGFYPLRVGTSEYAIGAPYFAKMHIALENGHSLDIEAPGVSNRNRYIQSLTVNGKPYNSPWISHQLLTEGAKLVFTMGPTPSHWGANVEPPSITHGNAKPAPWVDLSDAPAAKVSLNQQSAAALSDNNSATASAIAHGAVIAVQFNKPQRVQMYTLTSASSGAMLSDWQLQASTDGKHWQTLDSRQGQHFPWPQQSRAFGIKSPAAFSQYRLLNKGAKATLAEVQWLGLAP, encoded by the coding sequence GTGAAAGTGCTGTTACTGCCCGCGCTGCTGATGGCGGCGGTGTTGCCCGCCGCCGCTGCCAGCTTGTCTTTTGAAAAGCCGCTGACCCTTGCCTGTCAGGCTAGTGGTTGGCAGCTGGCCTTGGCCAAAGGCCCCAGTAAAGACGAGTTACTCACCGCCCGCGCCAAGGTTGGCTGGCAGGGCACCGGCGTGCTGCGCTACGAGCGCCTGGCAGATGCTAAAGCGCCCATGGCTTGCGCCCTGCCCTTTGCCGCGGCCCGCATCAAAAAAGGGGACGCGTTAAGCTTTGAACTTTACCCGGTAAGCGAAGCGGCTGAAGCGGTAGCCATCAACATTCACTTTACCGACGGCAGCACCCTTATTGGCCAAGGCGCGGTTGAGCAAAGGGACCTTAACTATTCGCCAGCCAGCAATTTAACCAACCGCAGCCTGTATCCTAAGCAGTGGAACCATATCAAGGTCGATTTAAGCCGCTTTGCCGGTAAAACCGTTAGCGCCCTGAGCCTGGTGGCTAAAGCGGGCAAAGCGCCCTTTCATGGCTATGTAGATGACGTCACCATTGCCAAAGCCGCCACAGCCAAGGCCTTAACACCGGCCGATTACGTAGACACCCGCCGCGGCAGCAACGCCAATTACAACTTTTCGCGCGGCAATACCTTCCCGGCGGTGGCGCTCCCCCACGGCTTTAACTTTTGGACCCCCACCACCCTTGCCAGCTCTAACTGGATTTACCAATACCAGCAAAGTAACGACGCCAATAATCAGCCGCGCCTGCAAGCCTTTGCCCTAAGCCACGAACCCAGCCCCTGGATGGGCGACCGGCAAACCCTGCAAATCATGCCGGCCATGGCTAGCAGTGCGCCGCCCCTTGCGCCAAGTGCCCGGGCGCTGGCCTTTAGCCACCACCACGAACTAGCCAAGCCCTATTTGTATCAGGTGCGTTTTAATAACGGCATTAGCGGCGCCATGACCGCCACCGACCACGCCGCCCTGCTGCGCTTTGCCTTTCCCGCCGGGCATGGGCAATTGCTGTTTGATAACAAAACCGATGAAGGCGGCCTTACCCTTGACCCCAAAACCGCCAGCATCAGCGGCTTTAGTGACGTAAAAAGTGGCCTTTCAACCGGTGCCACCCGGCTCTTTTTCTACGCCAGTTTTGACAAAACTGTTAGCAGCCATGGCCGCTACCCCCACAGCAAACACGCCAAGGTGGCGGGCTGGTTTGGCTTTAACAGCAGCGAAGTGACGATGCGCATAGCCACGTCGCTTATCAGCATTCAGCAGGCCAAGCACAACCTGGCCCTGGAAATTAGCCCCCACGACAGCTTTGCAAGCGTTAAAGCCCGGGCCAAGGCCGCCTGGAACAAACGGCTGGCCACGGTTAGCATTCCCGGTGCCAGCCACCGCGACCAAGCCACCTTGTATGGCAATCTCTACCGGGCTTTTCTCTACCCCAACCGCGCCTATGAAAACACCGGCAGCAACGCCAAGCCGACATACCGCTACGCCAGCCCCTTTTCAAAGCCGGCCGGGCCAGATACCCCTAGCCACACCGGCGCTAAGGTGCTGGCCGGTAAGCCTTATGTTAATAACGGCTTTTGGGACACCTACCGCACCGCCTGGCCCCTTTATGCGCTGCTTACCCCGCAAGAAGACGGCCAGATGATCGATGGTTTTGTGCAGCAATACCGCGACGGTGGCTGGATAGCCCGCTGGTCGTCCCCCGGCTACAGCGACTTGATGGTGGGCACCAGCGCCGATGTGGCCTTTAGTGACGCCTGGGCCAAGGGCGTACACAACTTTGATGTAAAAAGCTTCTACCAGGCGGCCCTAAAAGACGCCACCGTGGTAAGCCCCATTGCCGGGGCTGGCCGCAAAGAACTGAGCCGGTCGCTATTTCGCGGCTATACCTCTAGCGCCACCGACGAAGGGCTGTCGTGGTCACTGGCCGGTTATTTAAATGACTTTGCTATCAGTGAACTGGCCAAGGCGCTGGCAAAACACCCGCCAGCCAACGACAGCTACGCCCGCCATTACCAAGACGATGCGCGCTATTTTCAGCGCCGCGCCCTTGATTACGTCACCCTGTTTAACCCCAAGGTGCACTTTTTTATCGGCAAAAAACCCAACGGCCAATGGCGGGTGAACGCCGATAAATTTGACCCTTACGCCTGGGGCGGTGATTACACCGAAACCAATGCCTGGGGCATGTCGGTAGACGCGGTACAAGACGGCCAAGGCCTTGCCAACCTCTTTGGTGGCCGCCAGGGGCTGGCGGCACATTTAGATGCGCTTTTTAACGCCCCCACCACCTTTCACAGCGGCCATTACGGCGGCGTTATTCACGAGATGCTCGAAGCCCAGCAAGTGCGCATGGGCCAGTACCAGCACAGCAACCAACCGGCCCACCACATTATTTATATGTATGACATGGCCGGGCAGCCCTGGAAAACCCAAGACAAGGTGCGCGATGTGCTCAACCGCCTTTATAGCGGCAACCATAATGGCCAGGGCTACCCGGGGGATGAAGACAACGGCGAAATGTCAGCCTGGTACGTTTTTAGCGCCGCCGGCTTTTATCCGCTACGGGTTGGCACCAGCGAATACGCCATTGGTGCCCCCTATTTTGCCAAGATGCACATTGCCCTTGAGAACGGCCACAGCCTCGATATTGAGGCGCCCGGGGTCAGTAACCGTAACCGCTATATCCAAAGCCTGACCGTTAACGGCAAGCCCTATAATTCCCCCTGGATAAGCCACCAACTGCTGACCGAAGGCGCCAAACTGGTGTTCACCATGGGGCCAACGCCCAGCCACTGGGGCGCGAATGTTGAGCCGCCATCCATTACCCACGGCAATGCCAAGCCGGCGCCTTGGGTGGATTTAAGCGACGCCCCGGCCGCCAAGGTCAGCCTGAATCAGCAAAGCGCGGCTGCGCTTTCTGATAACAACTCGGCCACCGCCAGCGCCATTGCCCATGGCGCCGTTATTGCGGTGCAATTTAACAAGCCGCAAAGGGTGCAGATGTATACCCTGACCTCGGCCAGCAGTGGCGCAATGCTAAGCGACTGGCAATTACAGGCCAGCACCGACGGCAAGCACTGGCAAACCCTTGATAGCCGCCAGGGCCAGCACTTCCCCTGGCCCCAGCAAAGCCGCGCCTTTGGCATTAAAAGCCCGGCGGCCTTTAGCCAATACAGGCTACTAAATAAGGGTGCCAAGGCGACCCTGGCCGAAGTGCAGTGGCTGGGCCTTGCCCCATAA
- a CDS encoding alkene reductase, whose protein sequence is MAIDPLFSPIELAGMTLPNRIVMPPMTRSRSSQPGDVPNALMAHYYAQRASAGLLISEGTYIGPLAQGYAWTPGIYTREQLAGWKKVTDAVHAAGGRIFAQLWHVGRLSHPALTGGKAPVSSSAIQAEGVKVFIDDNSQPGFVQAAMPRALGIEEIPAVVEEFRQAAKNAMAAGFDGVELHGANGYLVNQFLDSEANNRTDAYGGTLENRLRFLKEVTAALIEGTGDAAKVGVRLAPLTTLNGCVDSDPETTYTAAAKALNALNIGYIHIAEADWEDAPNMPVAFKKALREAFSGLMIYAGKYTAERARAAITEGWADLIGFGRPFVANPDLPARLKTGAALNEHDPNTLFGGAEKGYTDYPSL, encoded by the coding sequence ATGGCAATCGATCCACTCTTTTCTCCCATCGAGTTGGCAGGCATGACCCTGCCCAACCGTATTGTGATGCCGCCCATGACCCGCTCGCGCTCCAGCCAGCCGGGTGATGTGCCCAACGCGCTGATGGCCCACTATTACGCCCAGCGTGCCAGCGCCGGCCTGTTGATTTCTGAAGGCACCTACATTGGCCCGTTGGCCCAGGGCTACGCTTGGACGCCGGGCATTTATACCCGCGAACAACTGGCAGGCTGGAAAAAGGTTACCGACGCCGTGCACGCCGCCGGTGGCCGTATTTTTGCCCAGCTTTGGCACGTAGGGCGCCTCAGCCACCCGGCGCTAACCGGTGGCAAAGCGCCGGTGTCGTCGTCGGCTATCCAGGCCGAAGGGGTGAAGGTATTTATCGACGACAACAGCCAGCCCGGTTTTGTGCAGGCGGCGATGCCGCGCGCCTTGGGGATTGAAGAAATTCCGGCGGTGGTGGAGGAATTTCGCCAGGCGGCCAAAAACGCCATGGCCGCTGGCTTTGACGGCGTCGAACTGCACGGTGCCAATGGTTACCTGGTTAACCAGTTCCTAGACTCAGAAGCCAATAACCGCACCGACGCCTACGGCGGCACTTTGGAAAACCGGCTGCGCTTTTTAAAAGAAGTGACGGCGGCCCTGATTGAAGGCACCGGCGACGCGGCCAAGGTTGGGGTGCGCTTGGCGCCGCTGACCACCTTAAACGGCTGTGTAGATAGCGACCCAGAAACCACTTACACCGCCGCTGCTAAGGCGCTTAATGCCTTAAATATTGGTTACATCCATATTGCCGAAGCCGACTGGGAAGATGCCCCCAACATGCCGGTGGCCTTTAAAAAAGCTCTGCGCGAGGCCTTTAGTGGCCTGATGATTTACGCCGGTAAATACACCGCCGAGCGTGCCCGCGCCGCCATCACTGAAGGCTGGGCTGACCTTATTGGTTTTGGCCGCCCCTTTGTTGCCAACCCCGACTTGCCCGCGCGCCTTAAAACCGGCGCCGCCCTTAACGAGCATGACCCCAACACTTTGTTTGGGGGCGCTGAAAAGGGTTATACCGACTACCCCAGCTTGTAA
- the dkgB gene encoding 2,5-didehydrogluconate reductase DkgB → MAVPAIGVGTFRLKGQTVIDSVSAALEVGYRAVDTAQIYDNEAQVGKAIAESGVARQNLYLTTKVWVENFSKAKLVPSLEQSLEKLRTDKVDLTLLHWPAPNNGVPMEETLEALADAKAKGLTGEIGVSNFNIAQTQLALDIWGKGEVTTNQVELSPYLQNRKLAGFLTDNGIQVTSYMTLAYGDVLADPVLNAIASGHNTDSAQVALAWAMQKGYSVIPSSTKRQHLASNLAAAQLTLTDSEMAQITDLERNHRLVSPERLAPEWD, encoded by the coding sequence ATGGCCGTTCCTGCAATAGGCGTAGGCACTTTTCGTTTAAAAGGCCAAACGGTGATTGATTCGGTTTCTGCCGCCTTAGAGGTGGGTTACCGCGCCGTGGATACCGCCCAGATTTACGATAACGAAGCACAAGTGGGTAAAGCCATTGCCGAAAGTGGCGTTGCCCGCCAGAACCTCTACCTCACCACCAAGGTTTGGGTAGAAAACTTCAGTAAGGCCAAGCTTGTGCCAAGTCTGGAGCAAAGCCTGGAAAAGCTGCGCACCGACAAGGTAGACCTGACACTGCTACATTGGCCGGCGCCCAATAACGGTGTGCCGATGGAAGAAACGCTCGAAGCGCTGGCCGATGCCAAAGCCAAGGGCTTAACTGGCGAAATTGGCGTCTCGAACTTCAACATTGCTCAAACCCAGTTGGCGCTGGATATCTGGGGTAAAGGCGAAGTTACCACTAACCAAGTTGAGCTGAGCCCCTATCTTCAAAACCGCAAATTGGCGGGCTTTTTAACCGATAACGGCATTCAAGTGACCTCTTACATGACCTTGGCGTACGGTGACGTGTTGGCCGACCCGGTGCTGAATGCCATTGCCAGCGGTCACAACACCGACAGCGCGCAAGTGGCACTGGCCTGGGCCATGCAAAAGGGGTACAGCGTGATCCCGTCGTCCACCAAGCGCCAGCACTTGGCCAGCAACCTAGCTGCGGCCCAGCTGACGCTGACCGACAGTGAAATGGCGCAAATTACCGACTTAGAGCGCAACCACCGCTTGGTAAGCCCCGAGCGTTTGGCCCCCGAGTGGGACTAA
- a CDS encoding LysR family transcriptional regulator, protein MKTTLDEMHTFIEVVNQGTISAAAHALGHTVSATSRTLARLEKKLGVTLLNRTTRRLQLTEEGHTFLERARAIVTAVDETEELLMQSQALPAGKLRVDAASPFILHVIAPLVADYQQRYPQVALELTSHEGIIDLLERRIDVAFRIGPLKDSSLHARPITDSAIRILASPQYLAKAGTPQNVKALLRHNLLGFTEPVSLNSWPVLDEHGQLLTITPNMAADNGETLRQLALEGVGIVCLSDFMTRLGRQHGDLVPLLAEHTLDVRQPINAVYYRNTAVSARVSSFIDHLSETLASTSFR, encoded by the coding sequence ATGAAAACCACCCTCGACGAAATGCACACCTTTATCGAAGTGGTTAACCAGGGCACCATTAGCGCCGCCGCCCATGCCTTGGGCCATACGGTGTCGGCCACCAGCCGCACCCTGGCCAGGCTTGAAAAAAAGTTGGGGGTAACCCTACTCAACCGCACCACCCGCCGCCTGCAATTAACCGAAGAAGGCCACACTTTTTTAGAAAGGGCCAGAGCCATTGTTACAGCAGTGGATGAAACCGAAGAGCTATTGATGCAAAGCCAGGCCTTACCGGCCGGTAAATTGCGGGTAGATGCCGCCAGCCCTTTTATTTTGCATGTCATAGCGCCGCTGGTAGCGGACTATCAGCAGCGTTACCCGCAGGTGGCGCTGGAACTTACCAGCCACGAGGGCATTATTGATTTGCTTGAGCGGCGCATTGACGTGGCCTTTCGTATTGGCCCGTTGAAAGACTCCAGTTTGCACGCAAGGCCCATTACCGACAGTGCCATTCGCATTCTGGCCAGCCCTCAATACCTGGCCAAGGCTGGCACCCCACAAAACGTTAAGGCGCTGCTTCGCCATAACCTGCTGGGCTTTACCGAGCCGGTTAGCCTAAATAGCTGGCCGGTGCTCGACGAGCATGGCCAGTTGCTGACCATTACCCCAAACATGGCTGCCGACAACGGCGAAACCCTGCGCCAACTGGCGCTGGAAGGGGTAGGCATTGTTTGCCTTTCTGATTTTATGACGCGCCTCGGCCGCCAACATGGCGACTTAGTGCCGCTGCTTGCCGAGCACACCCTGGATGTACGCCAACCCATTAACGCCGTTTATTACCGCAACACCGCCGTGTCGGCGCGGGTCAGCTCTTTTATTGATCACCTTAGTGAAACCCTGGCCAGTACCTCTTTTCGTTAA